From the genome of Varibaculum prostatecancerukia, one region includes:
- a CDS encoding MogA/MoaB family molybdenum cofactor biosynthesis protein encodes MSVDPHAHLKEKKLQKLRGRAAGAVITVSDRCKSGERPDKSGPLAQELLGEYGIDVDRVRVVADGIESVQNEIRAAIAEGARVVLTTGGTGITERDLTPEATAPLLEARLDAIAWQICQQGLKATPLASLSRALVGITARGANGAIVANAPGSRGGVRDTISVLGPLLPHLLEQLDPAAFPLE; translated from the coding sequence GTGTCAGTAGACCCGCACGCACACTTAAAAGAGAAAAAACTACAAAAATTACGTGGTCGTGCCGCAGGTGCGGTGATAACTGTTTCCGATCGTTGTAAAAGCGGAGAACGCCCTGATAAATCCGGGCCCTTAGCGCAGGAACTGTTGGGTGAGTACGGAATCGACGTAGATCGAGTAAGGGTGGTGGCTGACGGAATCGAATCCGTGCAAAACGAAATTCGTGCTGCCATTGCCGAGGGCGCGCGAGTGGTGCTCACTACCGGAGGCACCGGAATTACCGAACGCGACCTGACACCCGAGGCCACCGCTCCGCTGTTAGAGGCACGCCTGGACGCGATTGCTTGGCAAATCTGTCAGCAGGGTCTAAAAGCCACCCCGCTGGCTTCGCTTTCGCGCGCCCTAGTGGGAATCACTGCGCGTGGCGCAAACGGTGCCATCGTGGCCAATGCGCCCGGCTCCCGAGGAGGAGTACGCGACACCATTAGCGTCCTCGGCCCGCTCTTGCCCCACCTTTTGGAGCAGCTAGATCCGGCCGCCTTCCCCCTGGAATAG